The nucleotide sequence ATATTTTTGGAACCAACCCGAATGATTAGTGCTGTAAAGCCCAGTTTAtacgaagttattagtgctataaAGTCAACAGTTAGTCAAACCCCAACAATCTTAACCTTTAACAGCAAGCAATTAATTAAATCCTTTCGAATCGAACAAAAGGAATCCCTATAAATAGACACAACAGAACAATCAATTCCCGCCAATCTCTCCTCACCTTCGCTTGTCATCCATCCCTTTCCCCCCTCCTCATAATCTTCACGCACGCAAACCGCCTTCTTTCCGTCCCTCCCGCTCCGTCCCCGTGCCCTCCTCTCCCCTCCCTTCCGACCCACCTCCATCCCGCCATGGGCAATTGCTTCAACAAGGAAGAAACTCCCAGCACTTCCAACGATCCCAGCCCTTCCACCACCGATGGCGCCTCCAACCCTGCCTCCGTCGTCCCTGTCTCCCCCTCCCCTCCGCCCGCCAAGACCGGCCCCATCGGCCCGGTGCTCGGTCGCCCCATGGAAGACATCCGGACCATGTACTCCATCGGGAAGGAGCTCGGGCGGGGCCAATTCGGCGTGACGCACCGCTGCACCCACAAGGCCACCGGTGAGGAGCTTGCCTGCAAGACCATCGCCAAGCGGAAGCTCCGGACCAAGGAGGACATCGAGGACGTGAGGAGGGAGGTGCAGATCATGTACCACCTGTCGGGACAGCCCAACATCGTCGATCTGAAGGGGGCTTACGAGGACAAGCACTCGGTGCACCTAGTCATGGAGCTGTGCGCCGGAGGGGAGCTATTTGACCGGATCATCACGAGGGGACACTACACGGAGCGGGCGGCGGCGGCGCTGCTGCGGACGATCGTGCAGGTAGTCCACACGTGCCATTCCCTGGGGGTGATTCATAGAGACCTCAAGCCAGAGAACTTTCTGTTGTTGAACGAGGACGAGGATGCGCCGCTCAAGGCTACGGACTTTGGACTCTCCGTCTTCTTCAAGGAAGGTCCGGTGGTGTTTCTCATGCATatctcttttcctctcttttctctcattTCATCCTATTTTTTCTCTAGACATCCGCTGCAACGCCATCAAAGATCACAATATCCATGGTTAATCATAGAGGAAACTAAATATCAAGTAATGAACCGAAAGAAAACAGGGCCAGGGATGCCTTGCTTTTTCTCAAAACATCCAttcaactcatttaaatttagaagcaaaaaaaattgtttaaaattttcttatgctGTATACCTAATGCTCTTGCCTTCCAATTGTTTGCAACAATTCTTCTGAGACCGTCACAATTAAATCTAGCTTTTTAAACATTCTCCACAAGCGACCTGACAGTCGATCATAAATCAGTTAGCTTGAACTCCGAAAACTTATCATTCTAATACTCGGGCCTACAAGCAAATGTGTATTGACTTCTATGTTAGAAACTACTTGCTTCCCTTGCTTTGAGTTTGATCCATTTCACATACTTCAATCACTGTTAAGAGAAACCTTAACAATTGCAATCCCAAATTTCCTGATTTCCTAAAACAAAGTGTCCAAGCCTGAACAACTGCATGAACAGTGAGTTGCATTCTGGCAAGATTGCATACAATCATTGGCATTCTCGTCTGCAATATCTATAATTCATTGCAGTAACGACTTATTATGCATCGGTTGATCTGGCTCTTCTAGGCAGTCACATTTACTGGTATGCTGTAGGAATTCAGATGGGCAAAATTCGTGCATGCATGTAGCATCAGTTCCTTCCTCAAGTAAAGATGAGTGACTTATCCTGATATTGGAATATTTTCAATAAATTCTGCAATGCTGTTTTCTGTAAACTCCAATTTATCATACCATGTGTTGCTTTGTTAGAAAAAGATTAATCACCATATGCTGCTTATGCTGTTGACCTGAATAACTAAGCAAAATAAGCccccaattttttttaaattttagtgaTGACCTTTTGAAGGCACTAATATCTATGCTAGGTAATAACTTTAGGTCAACAAAGTCCTACAAAGTTGAGGCATTCATATTATAAGCAGAAAAGATGTATGCTGGGTGTTGCTTATAATGGTTCTCAAGTATCTTTAGAATTATACTCTGCAAGACGCTTGTCTGATCTCTGTAACAGTATTTCTTCATCTGAAGGCTACAACTTCAGTATTTTGTTTATGTTGTTATTTAAGCTTGTCCTAATTGCGGAATCATATGTTTGCATCTGAAAGTCTCTCTCACGAACAGGTGAAGTGTTCAAAGATATTGTTGGCAGCGCATATTACATTGCACCTGAAGTCCTCAAAAAGAAATATGGACCAGAAGCAGACATTTGGAGCACTGGGGTTATGCTATATATTCTTCTATGTGGCGGGCCCCCCTTTTGGGCTGGTAATATTACTTTGTTCATCTTATGAAACATTATGAAAAAGGATAATATTTCTCACAGTTTTCCTTCTTACAGAATCAGAACATGGGATCTTTGAAGCTATTCTACGAGGACAGATTGATTTCACAAGTGATCCATGGCCCAATATCTCACCTGGTGCCAAGGATCTAGTGAGAAAGATGCTAAATTTGGATCCCACAGAGAGGCTAACAGCATTCCAAGTTCTTAGTAATATAACTTCTTTATTTATATCGAAACATTGCTTTTCTAAATTATTGGTTTTACATGAAGCTTAAGGCATGATCATTGAAATTTGaaaatacaaattattttttcttcccACTTGTTATTGACATATGTCAGTTGTGGCATGTGAAGTGTGTCACTTTGCAACCATAATTATAGAACAATATTATGTTGTTTCCAACAACACTGAAGTTTTGACTTAAAAGGTTATTTCACTTAAATCTTTATGCATTCTGTGTTAggtttgcatgttataaaagtaccCAAGCATACTCTGCTTATTTTTTGGTTTTTACCTCTTTTATTCTTGAGGGTAAACCTTTTACCTCGTCAATGTTATTTATCATGTAACTTGTGATTTACAATGCCTTATTAGCATCTTCCCTGTGCAAATAGTGAACATCTTAGTTGCCTGAAAAATCTGACTTTTGAAACATATTCATTTTCAGTTGGACATTTTCCTTTTGATTCTATATCCTAATTAGATGAGATTCTCCCAATGTGACAGTAATGATGGGCTAGAAGGGGCACAACGTCTTCCTTTTTAATGTATTATAATAGTTCATATTTGTTTGCAGGTATGAATCTTTTGACTATGTGAATGTTGCATTGCAGACCATCCTTGGATCAAAGAAGATGGAGAAGCACCTGATACACCACTTGACAGTGCTGTTTTCAACAGGCTTAAGCATTTTAGAGCAATGAACCAGTTCAAGAAAGCTGCTCTGAAGGTAGTTCCTTGCTTTGCATGCACATAATACTGACTAGATGATTACTATTTCAGGGAGCAAGTTTATAGCCACAGAAAGTACCGGGATGACTATTTTTCTTCCCACTTCATCAAGATATAGCTGTAGAATATGTTTCATGTTGCTAAAACATAACCTTGACTGGAAACACCACTTCCATCTCTAAAAGTAGCCTTTGGTGATAGAAGAAATTTCATTGCTAGGACCCTTTGATGATGGAAATTTTTTAATGCTGAAGACTAATTTTGTTGTTGCACCATATCAAACTGAATAAATCATGGTACAATGAGTGACCTAATAGCCATGACAATTTAAACTTGGATCTGATGGTGAATTCAAATTCTTTTATCATGATATCCTAAAGGGTATCTCTTTGTTTCGAACCTTAGTTCAAATGTCGCAACAAATTTTGCTTTCTGATGTGCCAAGGCATAACAGGCTTAGTAAACTTAAACAGTCTCCTAGAAGTATGAAGAGTATAGGACA is from Musa acuminata AAA Group cultivar baxijiao chromosome BXJ1-6, Cavendish_Baxijiao_AAA, whole genome shotgun sequence and encodes:
- the LOC103987945 gene encoding calcium-dependent protein kinase 2-like codes for the protein MGNCFNKEETPSTSNDPSPSTTDGASNPASVVPVSPSPPPAKTGPIGPVLGRPMEDIRTMYSIGKELGRGQFGVTHRCTHKATGEELACKTIAKRKLRTKEDIEDVRREVQIMYHLSGQPNIVDLKGAYEDKHSVHLVMELCAGGELFDRIITRGHYTERAAAALLRTIVQVVHTCHSLGVIHRDLKPENFLLLNEDEDAPLKATDFGLSVFFKEGEVFKDIVGSAYYIAPEVLKKKYGPEADIWSTGVMLYILLCGGPPFWAESEHGIFEAILRGQIDFTSDPWPNISPGAKDLVRKMLNLDPTERLTAFQVLNHPWIKEDGEAPDTPLDSAVFNRLKHFRAMNQFKKAALKIIAGCLSEEEIKGLKEMFKNMDSDNSGTITVEELKEGLTKQGTKLSEDEVKQLLEAADADGNGTIDYDEFITATVHMNRMDREEHLYKAFQYFDKDNSGYITREELEQALKEKGMYDGQEIKDIITEADADNDGRINYDEFVAMMRKGNPEPNPKKRRDVFI